The Sporocytophaga myxococcoides DSM 11118 genome segment TCTACAACCATATACTTGTTGGCCACAGAAAATTTACTGCTTTACAATTTTACGAATTGAATGACCTTCGTTGCTTTCAATATAGAGGAGATAAACTCCACGAGTAAGTAAAGATCCTACATCTTGTTTTTCCTGTCCGCTACCCTCTTCAACCAGGAATCCGCTTATATCAGTTATCCTATAAGAAAAAGAACCTTTCTGTTTAATATGTAAAACTTCATTAGCAAATGGATTAGGATACACTTCCAAAGCGCCTCCAGTGCTAGATTCCACACCAGTAATCACTGCTTGTTTAAATTCAACATAATTCAGATTTAAATAGCTGACATCAAAAGCAATTCTCATTACATGTTCACCAGCTGTAAGATTGACTCCCTGAACGCTTGCAGTCTGCCATATCTGCCAGCCACCTGTGCTCGGAACAGTAATTGGGCCGCTTATATTTCTTCCGTCCATTTCGATGTGAAAAGACTTACCGGCTCCATCTGCTGCTACACGCACATCAAGATTGTACACTCCGGTATACAGAACATTTACAGTATATTCCAACCATTCCCCTTGAAGAACATAACCTAAATTATAAGCTCCATCTGTATCCTTGGTTACCTCAATATCAACATCATCATTTCTCAATGCGGCTCCACCTTCATTGCCATTTGCGTTTGCTTCATGATAACTAACTCCTTCTCCACCATTATCATATTCTTCAGCCTCGATTTTGCCAGGTATTGGATGAGCAACTCCATTATATGGACTACGAGGTAAGTTGACTTTAACCAAGACCACAGCCGATGTTGTTTTATTCCCATTGTTGTCAGTCGCCACAGCAGTAATGGAATATGTACCTGCTACAACATTCGCCCAGGAATAAGCATATGGAAATGAAGCATCTTCTCCTAATTTGGTTGCTCCATTGTAAAACTCCACTTTTGAAATTGTCCCGTCAGGGTCAGAAGCATTAGCGGTTATACTTATAATAGCAGGAGACGTGAATGTTGTATTATTATTTGGCGTAGTAATGCTCACAATAGGAAATCCCGCCGGTGCTTTTCCTACAAAAGATGTCATACTTTGCGCGTCAAGAGTTATTTGAAAAGAACCATCCGGGTCATTGATATTCGCTTCTTTCTGAAGATTCTTTGAGCCAGAAGTTACATACTTTTCCCACGTTTGTACTTTGGTACCTGGAATTGAGAGGGTAATAGTTTTCGAAGAAGTACTTCTGTTTAAAGCCACAACTACAACATCATCCCCTTTTTTATAAGCAGATACATATACATCGGTGGTTGGATTTTTGGTAGCATCAACTCTGTAATAACCTGGACGTACAAACTTAGAGTAATGAGTCATCATATAACCCCGTTTACTAATATTGCCATCCTCCTTCATTGGACTATACTGTCTCCTGATATACCACCAAACGTATGCTTGGAATTCAGCATCAGCCATTGCGCTGTGAATATGAAAACCGGTTTCCAATGCCTCCGGCCAGCGGTCTGCAGATTGGGCTTCACTATTTGGATGATAAACCTCAGTCATCCAAAGTTCTTTGCCTGCACCTTTCTGTTTGAAAAGAGGATAAGTAAAATTACTGTATTGTGTCCCATAAAGGTGAGTTCCCAGGATGTCCATGTTTGCAAGCGCCTGTGGATCATTCAAAATAGGGTCAGACATATTTTTCAGATAAGAAAATGATTCAGGTGAAATCACTCTGCAGTTAATAGAGCCTGCATTTTCTTTCATAAAGCGAAGCATCTCCTGAGGAGTCCACCATGTCCAGTCGTGAGCATAATCAGGTTCATTCTGAACAGAAATTGCAAACAACTCAACACCATTATCCTTCATGTACTTTACAAAATCATTTAAGTGTTTTGCATATTCATCATACATATCATACTTCAGACGTTTGGCATCTGTCTGAGTTCCGCGAGTAAATGTTTCCACCATATTGCTTGGAGGATTCCAAGGTGAAGCAAAAACTATAGCTCCAAGTTCAATAGCTCTTTTGGCAGTGGGTAATTCTCTGGACCATTCGCTTGGTTTGTCTGATACCCAGATACGAAGAACACTCATTCCCATTTGTCCTGCTCCATTTCCAAATGCAGTTTCTCTTTGTGTGGCGGTTAAATCTCCTGCCCATACAGGATGGTTGATACCACCAAAGCCTCGAATGTACTGCTTTTGAGAAGTCAAGGTAACAGTTGCAGTCTGCGCAAACGCACTGAGACTAAGAAACAGAATTAAAACTGATGCTATTACTTTCTTTTTCATGATTACGAAATCCTCTATAATTCTTTACTGATAATAGATCGATAATATTCCAATTCACTTTTTATACTAGAAGGTTGGAGAAATATACCTTTTCTATATTATTAGCTTGCTTGGCTTTTAAATTTCTTTTCTACAAAAAAAGGTTTGTGATTGTAAACATCTTTTAAAAAGTATAATAAAAAAACTTTATGGTATAAGGTATTTGATTAACACATTAATAGCCTTGTACTCAAGCGGGCGCTTGAGCACTAATAGGTATATGCGAACTGTTGAATCAGCCGTGCAATTCTTATCTTGTTATTGTAACAGTCCCATCATCTACACTTCCATCAGAATATTCGATTGTAAAAAAATACAAGCCGACTCCCAGATCCTGTCCCATATTACTTTCTCCAGACCATTCTGAAGGTTGATAACTCTGAACCCTGGACTGATAAAATACTTTACCACTTTTCTCTATTAATACAAAACTCACAGGATCTTTATCTCTATCATAAGGAACAGACCATGCACGGTCATATTCAGGATTAAAAATATAAGCCTTTGAAGTCTTACATATCTGATCTGTAATCACTACATTCTGCGTACTTTCTACAATACAATTTCTGGCATCTTTTATCTTAAGTTTATATGTTCCGGACGAAAGGCGATCAAAATGAGATAATGATTGCTCCTCATTTAACATAAAAGTATAAGGCTGCTTTCCACCTTTAACAGTTTCAGGATATAGCCGAACTTCCCCAGTCTCCTTTCCTTTACAGTTGGGCGTTACAGTAAATTTAACATCACCTTTAAAATCCAGGCAAGGATCTACGGGAGTCAAAACAGGACTATTGTTTTTTTTCTGTTCTTCATTAACTACAGAATCTTTAAATGTCAGTCCAGTCTGTGGAATCATCTGTGGCCCATTATCTGTAATTGATTCAGAAGCAGGCAAGACTTGAGATATAATTAATTTTTCCTCGGAACGACCGCTTATTCTTTCTGCCTTTTTATCAGACTTTAATAAAGGAGCAGCTTCTGTCTCATCTGGCTGTTTATTATTTACAGATTGATCATGCTTGTAAGACTTATGCACAACAGGAGAACTACTATCTTTGGAGTTTAAATAATAATAATAACCAAATACACCACTACCAAGAGTAATTAACAATGCCAGTGCATAAATATTCCAATTAGGTTTGGACTTATATAAGTCCTTACGCATCTGTTCTTTTAATTTTAACGCTTCCTGTGCAACGACCAATTCCTCTGCAAGCACAGAAAGATTCAGAGCCTTTTGTAATTGCTCATTTGAAGCCAGTTCTTCCTCAAAAGAAGCTCTTTCCTCAACGCTCATTTTGCCTCTACTATAGAGTTCTACCTTTTCTAATATTTCACTACCTGAGCTCATTCTTCAAAAAATTAATCATTGTACCATCATTCTCTACAAGCTCCATGAGCTTCTGCTTACACCTGTAATGTGTACTCTTAGCCACTGTTTCACCAGCAAAACTCATTTTTTGAGCAACTTCTTTCATGCTCAGATTATCGTATATCACATATTTGAGTATCTGTTTGCATTTATCTCCAACTTTACTCATAAACTGCTCTATCAACTCTTCCTTTTCCTTTGTAATGATCACAGCCAGATGGCTTTCTTCCATAGGAGGCATCTGCATTTTTGAAATATCTAATTGCTTATTTCTCTTTTTAATTCTATTGATCCATAAGTTCCTGGAAACAAAATATAGAAAGCCATTTATATCTTTTCCCTGTTCAAATTTGCCTAATCTTACCGTAGTAAAAAGTGATACTACTGCATCCTGAAAAATATCTTTTGCTTCATCTTCATCTCCATTATTAAGACAGATATATTTCATTATCTGAGGCAAGGCTGATTGATATAAATGGTTAAGGACTCTTGTATTATGACCATTTAGAATGGCCTCAATAATTTCCTGATTTTTGTCCTTTTTTAACATATTCTTCCTACAAACAAAGAGTTCAAAAAGTAAACACAATTGTCAAATTGTAAAAAACCAACAATTATACATTCATTTTCAGGAAGATATCATTCCCTGGTGATATAGTAATGAAGGTTTAACTCATACTGGTTTGCAACAGGGTATACGTTGGATTGAGGTACGAGGTATGTCAGAGAGAAGTCAAAATAATTTTTGTAAAGCTTTATTTTATAAAGGTCAAGAATCAGACCTGAGCCGTTGTCAGTATAATGAAAAGCGCTGACACCTACAGTATTGGACAAAACAAAACCACCCTGAAGAATATAGGAGGATGAAATTCCAAGGATCCAGTTACATCGGGCAGCGCCACGAATCTGAGTTTTAGGTCCCAGGTCGAA includes the following:
- a CDS encoding RNA polymerase sigma factor, translating into MLKKDKNQEIIEAILNGHNTRVLNHLYQSALPQIMKYICLNNGDEDEAKDIFQDAVVSLFTTVRLGKFEQGKDINGFLYFVSRNLWINRIKKRNKQLDISKMQMPPMEESHLAVIITKEKEELIEQFMSKVGDKCKQILKYVIYDNLSMKEVAQKMSFAGETVAKSTHYRCKQKLMELVENDGTMINFLKNELR
- a CDS encoding carbohydrate-binding protein; amino-acid sequence: MKKKVIASVLILFLSLSAFAQTATVTLTSQKQYIRGFGGINHPVWAGDLTATQRETAFGNGAGQMGMSVLRIWVSDKPSEWSRELPTAKRAIELGAIVFASPWNPPSNMVETFTRGTQTDAKRLKYDMYDEYAKHLNDFVKYMKDNGVELFAISVQNEPDYAHDWTWWTPQEMLRFMKENAGSINCRVISPESFSYLKNMSDPILNDPQALANMDILGTHLYGTQYSNFTYPLFKQKGAGKELWMTEVYHPNSEAQSADRWPEALETGFHIHSAMADAEFQAYVWWYIRRQYSPMKEDGNISKRGYMMTHYSKFVRPGYYRVDATKNPTTDVYVSAYKKGDDVVVVALNRSTSSKTITLSIPGTKVQTWEKYVTSGSKNLQKEANINDPDGSFQITLDAQSMTSFVGKAPAGFPIVSITTPNNNTTFTSPAIISITANASDPDGTISKVEFYNGATKLGEDASFPYAYSWANVVAGTYSITAVATDNNGNKTTSAVVLVKVNLPRSPYNGVAHPIPGKIEAEEYDNGGEGVSYHEANANGNEGGAALRNDDVDIEVTKDTDGAYNLGYVLQGEWLEYTVNVLYTGVYNLDVRVAADGAGKSFHIEMDGRNISGPITVPSTGGWQIWQTASVQGVNLTAGEHVMRIAFDVSYLNLNYVEFKQAVITGVESSTGGALEVYPNPFANEVLHIKQKGSFSYRITDISGFLVEEGSGQEKQDVGSLLTRGVYLLYIESNEGHSIRKIVKQ